tatatatatatatatattctcacttAAAGATGAGTACTCTGGATGTTAATATTAAAGCATTTCcaatattaatgttatatttgCAATAGCCTTATGACCTCAACAcaaggaaatatttctttaagaaagcagAAGTTGagtgggcacggtggcacatgcatataattctagagactcaggaggctacaacatgaggatggcaggttcaaggccagcctcagcaacttagcaagaccatgtctcaaaatgaaaaggggatatagctcactgatagagcacccctggatacACTCTCctgtgtaaaataaaaagaaaaggaaagaaagaaaagaaggaaggaaggaaggaagaagaaagcaagcaaaaGCATACTAactataaactaaaaatattgataaaatggaCCCGATTCAAATTCTGTTCCTATGGCACCATTAAAAGAGTAACcaatatgtggaaactaaagagaaaaaggggaaagtggagcatctcatgaaaatagaagggagaccagtagaaaagaggaaggaccaggcaaagaggaggagagaaaaagactAAGTGAAAAGTGGTCAAATTATGTCCTGTGCGTGTAGGAATATGTAGCACCAAGGCCAACTGGTAGGTATAAATACAccgagaaaaatggaaaaagagagtAAAGAGACCAAATGGAGAAGAGAGCAATTTAGATACACAATGGCACATCCCACACAGGCCACCatgcccctccccctgccccacgCCTGCGTGCAGGCTGCTGTCTCCCAGAAACTCACGTGCTCCGTGTTGCAGCCAGTGACTCTCATCCCAGCACAGAGAGCGTTGGCTGCTTTTTCATTATTAAACACCCTGAACTGAACAAATCCTGCAACAAATTCTCctgagaaagaaaatgcaaacaagAGCCAAGTATTAAAAAGAGTGACTAGAGCAGGACACAGCGGcgcacatctgcaatcccagcagctcagaaagttgaggcaggaggatcccaagttcaacaccagcacaccaatgtagtgagaccatcagtaacttagtgagatcttatctcaaaattcaaaattaaaaaaagactggACCTGTAGTGCAGTGACAAAGTGCTCCTGGGATCGATTCCCagtatcaaataataataataacaacagctagaagcattttcttttttaaccagaTGAAGATGCCCTAAGCCAAAAGTTTAGGCTACAGGCAAACATCAAAGCCCCACACCCTTTTGGCCAGTGGTTGATGCATCCCAGCCCTGACCTTGACCTGACGGAACCTCTGTCATCTGGAGTAAGAGGCTGGAACTCACAGAAGACTTGTTTTCCTAAAGATTGTGGAGAAATTAGACGGTACAGAAAGCTCACTAGGCCCACCAGGGTGGTgcagcctgtaattccagtgactcaggaggctgaggcctgaggatcatcaattctaagccagcctcagcaacttagtgagaccctgtctcaaaaaaataaataaataaaatgatctggggaggtagctcagtggtagaataccgttgggctcaatccccaataccactaaataaaaagaaaatagaaagaaagatcGCTATGTAAAGTTGAGCAGGTTAAGCAATTGTCAGATGCAGCCACCTGTTGCTGTTGACACCCATCTCAGCCAGTGACCATGGgcctgttttcccagcatcacCTGCCTTCCCACTGTCATTAAAGTCAAAGCAAATAGTAGGGTGCAGCAACCAGTGTGGCCAAACTAGAAGGTTCCAGCGAGGGGTGAAgggagataagaaaaataaagactcacacacacacatatgattttgaagataaagctggggtggggtggagcactgctctctgatggagaagcaggtctgaAGAGTTACTCCAGCAATCTCCATTTATATATCAGGTTAAAGACTCTGCATTTATATATCAGGTTAAAGACTCTGCATGAATTATTCTTTGTACTCAGGAAAGTTAGAGGACTAGAAACACTTATGCAGCTTTTCCACAgctgcaatgtgcaatgttaggagctttgtggagtgctcctaacattgcacattgcagcTGTGGAAAAGCTGCATAAGTGTAAAGGTACTGTTAAGAGGACAGGCTCGGGAGTCACAGAGCTGGTGAAAACATTGTGTAGTCAGCAagagagttcctctattcccaggagctgtgtgcctgagatcactgtggaagctgataagactcatacacagagcctcctcatgcaggGCATTCCCACAGCAGCTAAGCATCCTGTGCCCTGGCGCAGAAACATTCCAAGGCACCAGGCATGCCACAGTcatgaggtcatcagagaccccCAATCTCAGTCACTGCTCTCCCATACTCTCTCACTGCTCTCCACAGTAGGAgagtggtagctcagtggtagagctcttgcctagcatgtgtgaagcactgggttcaaatctcagcaccacatatataaataaatagcatgaaGGTCCattaacaaacatacaaaaaaatttttaaaaggcaatggCTTTTGATTTTCTGATCCAAGACTTAATTTCTGTGGTTTTattatactgaaaaaaaagtctttttttttttttttttttttttggagtagggagtatcagggattgaactcaggagcacttgaacTCTGAACCACATCCGCAGcccaattatgtattttatttagggacagggtctcggtgagttgcttagtgcctcacttttaagaaaattaatatctatccttcaaaataaaaataaatcttcactgGATTCAGTGTTGcatctctgtaatcccagtggttctaaaagctgaggaaggaggatcatgagttcaaagtcagcctcagaaagttagcaaggccctcactcagtgagaccctgcctctaaataaaatatttaaaagggctgggggtgtggctcagtggttaagtgcccctggttcaattcccaggaccagaaaaaacaaatacataaataaaaacaaatcttccTCACCACTTTGCTAGTTCTTTCCTGTAAACATTAGCCTTTGCCTTTTCTTAACTATTATAAGAGGCTGCACAGGGAGGTAGTTAGGAAGGCTGGGTTTATTCcctataaaatggagaaaattgtaATCCTAACTGCATAATTTTCTTGTATGTAATGACACAGAATCATGTCAAATTCCTAGAAATGAGTCTGACATATTTTAACAGCTCAATAAGTGAATACtagcttttgctttttttggtggtggtactggggatcgaatgCAGGGCTGctctggcactgagccacatccccaacccattttattatttatgttgagacagggtctttctaggttattgaggctggcctcaaacttgcaatcctcctgcctcaagcctccagagtagctgggaagACAAGTATGCACCTCTGACCCTGTCTAGCAGTTCTTCATTATTGTTATtaccctctttccctctttcaccaAGAGTTCAAGAAAGGACTTCTGATTGGACTTTGGGAGCAAACACTCACTTTGTCCATTAGGTGAGTAGTAAGATGCGGTCTTCTGAGCATCACCAAAGTCGTAGACCACAGGTATTGCTGGGCCATTGTCATTCCAACACTTCCCTAATCCATACTTCACTGGGTATTTCTACAGGaaccaaaaggaaaagatttgTAAGGAAAGTAGATATGCCACCATTTTGGACAGAAAATGGATCCCTTCAAGTCAACTGTCATTACTCAGAAACCAGTCTTAATAATGACGACTCCTTCTCCCCACAGCAGGATCTCCCCAAGAGTCCCAAGTCCtctgtgtctcttcctctttcttccctctcttctctccattAGGCCTCTTCCCTTGCCCTAAGCTGGGATATCGCCATCTATCTGAGCTGGTGACccatgctgggttcacaaaatccgactattccaataacttaagaaaatgacaaatcACGCAGACACACAGATGTACCTGTGCTCACAGACACCCACTTGCAGTTCCTGGGATATGCATGATATTGCAGTGAACTCATTAAAATATCACTCAAATAGTAGTGGCTTTGATATTCCCAGCCACTCAATCATGACATGGCTCCAGAGAGCTGATTTGTCTCCGGACCCCAAACACTTAAGTGCTCCCCAGCCAGCAGCCCTGTGTACCTGGTAGAGGCCAAACAGATTGTGTCCCAATTCCTTGAAGAAGCCAGACGTGGTGCGGTACCTCAGCAGAGAGTTGTTCCGCCAGTTCTTCATGGGGCTCTTGTTGGGCACATGCCAGATGCCCAGGTCCAAAGCCTGGATGTCGTAGTAGCCAGGGTTCTGGAAAGCAACCAACACTGAGACTGACCAGCCCAGGTCCCACAGGGGCAATAGACACACATGGGCTCCCTCAGCTGAGCTGACAGCCCAGGGCTCCAGGTGGACAGATGGCCAGCCGTGCTCACACACACCCACCTCCAGCAGATCatgcccccaccaccaccccgctGCCTAATGGCCTTGTGGGAGGAAGCTGGATATCGCCATCTATCTGAGCTGGTGACCCATGCTGGGTTCACagaatctgactattccaataacttaagaaaatgacaaagaaagcatgcaaacacacagaTGTACTTTTTCAAAATCAGGGggtggctctgtgaccttaggggttcatggaaagagagagaaccactggaattctttattcttatataggggacacacaaggggagattccatggaacattctatcccaaaaagggcaaaggggtaagattagaaaggaagaggagagtgTAATTCAGCTCCATCAGGTGACACCAACTCCTGAAGCCACACCTTCCTTATCCCAATGGAGGTAAAGCCCAATGTATTGCAGGGTGCAATAACTGTTCAGTACACCTTTACTCAGGACTTAAGGGTGTGCACACAGCTTCTGTTCAGAGAGGCTCCTGACACTGGGATGCAAGACATTAATTATTTCTCTTCTGCTCCAGCTCCATGTCTGCAGCCCCCGTCCCAACCCACCTCCTGCATGCTGTGGCCCAGCCACACTCAGGTCCTCACCCTTTCCCAGTGGCACCCACCTTGTAGTCGTCACTGGTCGCCGCCTGTGCAGACCCGAAGGTGTTGTAATTGGCCCAGTTGCCGTCCCCCTCTGGGTAGTCTGCTCTGTTGCCCTGCTGGCTGGACCACCGATCGCCCACCGAGCACTTCCCAGCCATGTTGTTCTCGTGCACACTGGCCACCAGGGTCCAGCCACCACCCGCAGAGGTCATGTCACAGAAGGTCTGGTAGATGGCACCATCCTTGGCCCGGAGGAAATACAAGCCATCTGTGGAAAGAACCGGCCCCGAGCCTCCCTGTCTGCGAGCTCCTGGTCCATCTGAGCCCTAAGACCAGAATGCCCTGGGAGCTAAAAGTGTATTCTGAAGGTTCTCACACTGTTCACTTATCTCCATGGGGAGAATAAGAATCCTCCATGGGTATCTTGTGTTTCTTCCCTTCTAAAGCAGAGGTGTTGACCACCATTGTTCTGTGCTCTTAGTCACACAGGTGACACACACCATCTGGCAGGGGAGTCCTGCTTTGTCAGCCACACCAGAGGGTGTAACGGTGTGTCACCAGACTTTTGGGGTACATCAGACCTCACAGTCCTTCCCTGCCTCATGCCTTCCCACCTCAATCTGATGTTCCAGCTCCCCAGACATATATTATCCTTCAAGTCTCTCCTTAAACTTCTCTGAGACCTCTCCCCTAAGACTCCCACCAGGCAAAGCTGATGGCTTCCTCCTTTGTCCTCCCACTCTGCATTGTCTTAACACTAATTCTTCTCAAAGAATTTATAAATCACATAGAGAAAGATGGTTCCTTCGGTTAGAGACAGCCTCCCTCTGGACAGGAGAGGCCAGAAATCCTCATGGAGCCTCGTCTCAGCAGAGATCAGAACGAGGCCCCTGCACTTCTCAGAGCACATGCCTCCTGCGCTTTAATGTGGGACTCAGATTCCCCAAGTTCAGAGTGGGCCTCTTCTCCACAACCTGCAGGGGCTGGTCCCGGTGAGCACCTGGCACATTCTCCCTTGGCCCCAGAGGCAGCTCACCTAGATCTTACCAGAGAGCCCGTGATTCCCCCAAACCACGGCAACTTGGGAAGCTGGTGAGGGGCTCCTCCGTGGTCATTCCTCCCCGCCCCCCGACTTCCATGGAAGCTGTAGTCGCTGCTTAGCCGTCAGGACAGTTCTCTTTGCCCCCAGATTCTGAGGAGGTCTGAGGCTTTCTGCTTCATCTTACCTGTGCCCCTTAGGGTTCCGTCGCAGCCTATGAGACTGCTGAGCTGCAACACAGATCGGCTCCTCAGCACCAGAGCACCCTGCGACCCACGTCACATCGTCAACCAGCCCTTTCTCCTCGGCCCCCAGGACAAGGCATCAGAAAAGCTGACACCTTTGCTAATCTTGATCTTGCTGTTTCTGTAAGAAACTACCTGACTCGACAAAGAGctcattcctttgttttttctttctttttttggccttaaacttgtgattctaccCCCTCAGTCTCCCAtgtcactggggttataggcatgtgccaccgccaCCAGCTTGTTTCTTTACTGGCCACATTTGTCAGCCTGCTTGACAAACTAATTACATGTAGAGATGTCACCTGGCCAGGCACAAGAAGATATTGATACCCTGGCTTCTGCTTTGCTGGACTAAGGAAGTTCtatgtctcagcctctggaatctcACGCTTTGTGCCGTCATCCCTGAACCTGCAGCAGACTAACTCGATGGTTCACAAGTAGAGGAGGATCTTAGGTCCTCACAGTTCTTGCCACCACCCAAGATCACTGGCAAACTGCATGTTCCCTGTGTTCAGAAGATCATGTGCTGCACGGAACACAAACACCTCAAATTCCCACCAGAGTCtggtcacagtggtgcacacctataatcccagctattccagaggttgaggcaggaggatcacaagttcaaggctagcttgggcaacttagtgagaccctgtctcaaaatagaagaaactaaAAAAGCTGGATTTTTAGCTCAGTAGTAagagtgcctctgggctcaatccccagtgcagaaaggaagaaagacccACTGGAAACCTCTTTAGGGTGAAAATTGGAGCCAGAACAGATTCTGTTCCTCTTGATCTCCATGACTAGGCTGTGTTGCACTAAAGAAGTTTCTTCAAAGAGAGAATGCTGGGTTGGTTCACTACTTACCTCTTGCTTTCTGGCAAGTTTCTTTGATTTCCTTGCAGCTTCTAggcagggaagaaaaggaagaggcacATTCTTCGTCCTCCCAGAACATCTCGGGAGAACAGGTCACTGCTAGAGAACGTGAGAACAGTTCTCATTAACAGGTCTGGTACCACTGAGACCGTCCTTACCAGACATGAGTTTCCACCCAGCCCACTGCCTCAGCTTGTCACTGTTCTGAAATTCCAAGAAGTCAGGGACTCCCTCTGCTAAGACTGTCTGATCCAGAAGCTAGCACAGGCTGAAGAGTCGGAGTCTTCTACTCAACCAACTTTACTTAAATCCCTGCTGTGTGCACCCCCCAGACACTGGGCACTCAAAGACAATTTGGGACACTTCTTCAAGAGATTGCATCCTAGAGGCAGGAAGGACCCCGAGAGGGACCCAACTGAAACTGGGTAAGGAGAGGCCCACCTGTGGGGACAGGAAAAGACAACTTGCTGAGAAGGGACCAGAAGTCACTCAGAGCAGGTTGGTTCTTACAGAATGAATAGGAACTGGCTATGagacaggagggaaaggggagagaacACTCCAGAAGGCATGCAAAATAGCGTGAGGGGAGGACCAAGCAGAGACCCATCTGCTGAAACCACAGGTCAGTGGCCTCCTTGGCTGGACCATAGGATGTGATGGGGTTGAAAACTAAAGCTGAGGAATTAGCAGAGACCAGTGGGGGGAAGGGCCTTGTTTATTGCTCTAAACGCACAGAAGTGAAGTcaagcatggtggctcacacctgtaatcccagccactcaggaggctgaggcaggaaaatcataagtttgaggccagcctcagacacttaatgagaccctgtctcaagatgaaaatcacaaaaatggcttgagatgtgctcagtggtgaagcatccctgagttccattcccagttccaccaaagaaaaaaaaatgccatcaaTAAACTCTTCTTACTCGTGGACGGCAAATGAAATAGTGTATGAAAATGTGCCTTTTCACTTGACGATGGAATGAACTGAAATCAACAATAGACCAAGTAACACTGGAACACATCACCATCATGTCTGTCATGAGAAATGGAACGGAGGATGGAAGTTAGAGGAAGATTCCTGACACCTCAGGCTACCAGCTCCCTCTGCAGATCCAAGGCCAAGGCCAcaggagcc
This genomic interval from Urocitellus parryii isolate mUroPar1 chromosome 11, mUroPar1.hap1, whole genome shotgun sequence contains the following:
- the LOC144249191 gene encoding intelectin-2-like; this encodes MTRLGFLLFLSVATEWCSAAVTCSPEMFWEDEECASSFSSLPRSCKEIKETCQKARDGLYFLRAKDGAIYQTFCDMTSAGGGWTLVASVHENNMAGKCSVGDRWSSQQGNRADYPEGDGNWANYNTFGSAQAATSDDYKNPGYYDIQALDLGIWHVPNKSPMKNWRNNSLLRYRTTSGFFKELGHNLFGLYQKYPVKYGLGKCWNDNGPAIPVVYDFGDAQKTASYYSPNGQREFVAGFVQFRVFNNEKAANALCAGMRVTGCNTEHHCIGGGGYFPESNPKQCGDFSAFDADGHGTQVHFSNSREITEAAVLLFYR